A genomic region of Mus pahari chromosome 22, PAHARI_EIJ_v1.1, whole genome shotgun sequence contains the following coding sequences:
- the Sbspon gene encoding somatomedin-B and thrombospondin type-1 domain-containing protein isoform X2: MRTLWMVLCALARLWPGALAGCAEAGRCCPGRDPACFALGWRLDRVYGTCFCDQACHLTGDCCFDYDRACPARPCFVGEWSPWSGCAVPAFITSSAFNKKRMSTESPQWSTHTEDAGYCMEFKTESLTPHCALYSSPLTRWMQYLRVGYTVCVGCQPPAMSSVSLRCSGDGLDSDGNQTLRWQAIGNPRCQGTWKKVRRVDQCSCPDVHRFIFI; encoded by the exons ATGAGGACCCTGTGGATGGTGCTGTGCGCTCTGGCGCGGCTGTGGCCCGGGGCCCTGGCTGGCTGTGCAGAGGCCGGCCGCTGCTGTCCTGGCCGTGACCCAGCCTGCTTCGCCCTCGGTTGGAGGCTGGACAGGGTCTATGGAACGTGCTTCTGTGACCAAGCCTGCCATCTCACCGGGGACTGCTGCTTCGACTACGACAGGGCGTGCCCAG CTCGCCCTTGCTTTGTGGGAGAATGGAGTCCCTGGAGTGGCTGCGCAG ttcctgCCTTCATAACTAGCTCTGCCTTCAACAAGAAGAGAATGTCCACAGAGTCTCCACAGTGGTCTACACACACTGAGGATGCTGG ATACTGTATGGAGTTCAAGACCGAGTCCCTGACTCCTCACTGTGCTCTGTACAGCAGTCCCCTGACTCGATGGATGCAGTATCTCCGTGTGGGATACACAGTGTGTGTGGGCTGTCAGCCACCGGCTATGAGCTCTGTGAGCCTACGTTGTTCTGGAGATGGTCTAGACTCTGACGG AAATCAGACTCTTCGCTGGCAAGCCATTGGCAATCCTCGATGTCAGGGAACCTGGAAAAAAGTGCGTCGAGTAGACCAGTGCTCATGTCCAGATGTGCACCGCTTCATTTTTATATAG
- the Sbspon gene encoding somatomedin-B and thrombospondin type-1 domain-containing protein isoform X1, with protein sequence MRTLWMVLCALARLWPGALAGCAEAGRCCPGRDPACFALGWRLDRVYGTCFCDQACHLTGDCCFDYDRACPARPCFVGEWSPWSGCAGQCQPTTRVRRRSVRQEPLNGGAPCPPLEERAGCLEYSSSQGQDCGHSFVPAFITSSAFNKKRMSTESPQWSTHTEDAGYCMEFKTESLTPHCALYSSPLTRWMQYLRVGYTVCVGCQPPAMSSVSLRCSGDGLDSDGNQTLRWQAIGNPRCQGTWKKVRRVDQCSCPDVHRFIFI encoded by the exons ATGAGGACCCTGTGGATGGTGCTGTGCGCTCTGGCGCGGCTGTGGCCCGGGGCCCTGGCTGGCTGTGCAGAGGCCGGCCGCTGCTGTCCTGGCCGTGACCCAGCCTGCTTCGCCCTCGGTTGGAGGCTGGACAGGGTCTATGGAACGTGCTTCTGTGACCAAGCCTGCCATCTCACCGGGGACTGCTGCTTCGACTACGACAGGGCGTGCCCAG CTCGCCCTTGCTTTGTGGGAGAATGGAGTCCCTGGAGTGGCTGCGCAGGTCAGTGCCAGCCCACCACGCGTGTGCGCAGGCGTTCAGTGCGTCAGGAACCACTAAACGGAGGGGCGCCCTGCCCACCCCTGGAAGAGAGAGCTGGCTGCCTGGAGTACTCCTCATCACAGGGCCAGGATTGCGGGCACTCCTTTG ttcctgCCTTCATAACTAGCTCTGCCTTCAACAAGAAGAGAATGTCCACAGAGTCTCCACAGTGGTCTACACACACTGAGGATGCTGG ATACTGTATGGAGTTCAAGACCGAGTCCCTGACTCCTCACTGTGCTCTGTACAGCAGTCCCCTGACTCGATGGATGCAGTATCTCCGTGTGGGATACACAGTGTGTGTGGGCTGTCAGCCACCGGCTATGAGCTCTGTGAGCCTACGTTGTTCTGGAGATGGTCTAGACTCTGACGG AAATCAGACTCTTCGCTGGCAAGCCATTGGCAATCCTCGATGTCAGGGAACCTGGAAAAAAGTGCGTCGAGTAGACCAGTGCTCATGTCCAGATGTGCACCGCTTCATTTTTATATAG